The genomic segment ACACTTCCAGCGGGCGAAGCCGGCTGACGCAGCGTGACATTGCCGACGGTTCCGTTGCCTCCGAGCACACAGACTCCTCTACCCCTACGGCGGGCGTAGGTAGAGACGCTGTCGACGACATCAGAACCAGCCGAGACTTCGAGAACGTGAGATCGGAGGGCGTTGGGGGTGTCTCTGGTTACGACGATTGGGGGTTTGGGCTTGTTTTTCGAGCCGGGTGGACGGCCGCGCGGGCGGCGGCTTGAAGTAGAGGCGGAAGCGGTGCCTGTTGGGTCAGTGTCGGGAGAATCTTCCTTCGAGTCTGGAGAATGATCATCAATGTTATGCTGGTGCTGATGCTGCTGCTgctggtgatgatgatgatggtgatgattATTCGATAAGGGTGTTTGTTGGAGGTGCAGCTCAGGTGTACTGAAGAGCTGATGAAGATAGCGATGAGAAGCAGGCGGCGGCGGCGGTGGTGGCTGTTGCTCATTGTTGTTGTAACCGTCCATGGTGGCCACATCTACTCTTTCCCACCACTTACTGATATTGTTATTTGCCAGTTTCTGtacccaaattattaaaaatatatatatctatataaatagTCAACAAAGACAAatctataaatataaatataaatctaCACAACTTAATTTCCAACTTCTTCAAGATCCAATCCTATCATGTTCTACAAGCAATAGATATAGAGAGATCGATCAGCTCAGCTCAACTCAACTCAACTCAACTCAACTCAAACCCCTATAACTTTCAAGACTACTTGAAAAATTCAAAACCCCTGTAATTTTGGTTGGTGGGTATTCGGGATATgacttagaaaattttcaaaccgaaaagatatatatatttatatgtgatgATCGAGGGTAGAATATTTAGACCAAGTGATGTATCTTATTTTCCATAAAAAGAAAATGGAGAGGGATGGCATATATACAAGTACATATATTGGCGTGAAAGAGTGGGAGAGTGGAGGCTGCAGCCTTaatagaagtagtagcagtacaAGTACTTGTTGTATTGTagttggtttggtttggtttggtgttCTATAGGTCTACACTAGTAGCTGCTGAGATGGTGAGTTAATTTGAATAGAATCTCCTTTATTGAGGAAAGCACCACAGTAGTCTAAGTCTTGTGTACTATAGCATATATGTTCAAGTTCAACAAAAGGCTGCTACAGTTTACTGTATTCGCATTCACATTCACATTCACATATATGAccaaatcaaatcaaatcaaacCAAACCAAACAAGACCAAATTAGGAAAAAGGAAAGTAAACACACACCCGCTTATATAAATATAGCAATTACCGTCAAAGTAGTATTTCCTCCGACCCATTTATAGATATTGTGCAGTAGTTTCCGGAGTGATATAATTGACCAGATCTtcaaccaatatatatatatatatatatgtatatggctCAACTCAGACAAAGTGCTACTATTAAGCTTGTGAGAATTTTATATGTatgcttgagagagagagagagagagagagagagagacgtttttgttttgttttgttttgttttgatttgatttgattttttttgacAAAGTTGAGAAGAAGAAAGGCAAAAGCCAATCCAATTTGGCCTTAGCCGTTATTACGTCTACTTACCATACCAATACAtcaatttctttttcttattaCGCGATCTCTTATGGCGCGTGttgttatattattaattattaattattaattagagcATGCCATTTTTGGAAGTGAAAATATTACATaaagaaattatatttttaagaaaGAAACATAAATAACGGAtaatgatatgatatgatatgttttgGGGATTAtaactatactatactatactatatTTTAGTACTCTATTATTGTTTGTTTCCAAGCTAATTTAGTactttattgtttaattaatactatTTTAATCATTATAAATTAACTCAAAATTGTGCATTTTCActtatttttgttaatattttttattcttaaaaaattatgaatatgttatcatataaattatttttagatttaaaacgtgtttataaaaaaatatttaccaaaTTAGTGAAAAGTTACAACcctatttataatatatatatatataagatattaAAATTGTATTAATTAAACATGTCACTTTATGTAAAAATTAGTACAAGAAATTGTCatttctttactaattttttttctacttttttAGTATAatatactttttaaaaaaaaaaattaaattatgtgTATAAGTTTATATTTGCTCCTCTTAACTTTTTTTTTCATTATCGATTGAGTGATAATTACTCTCCAACAACCAATTAGGTTTTATGATTGTGAAATTATAATAGTAAATACTTATAGAAAATGTATGTAAAGAGATAAGTATAATTAATTAAGTGGTAAAAAGTAAGATGCTTTAACCATTAATATGTTGAATTTAATTGGAcaacaaataatatatatatatatttatataatttcatgACTACTTTACTTTGAGATGAGCGCGTGGCATCACTTATTCCaactttaatttaattaattaatattatgaaTTAGAACGGCTCTCCTTAATGGTTAATGGAGTACTTTTATAAAGAAATTTATAGACAAAAAACACTATACATAAAAAAGATGCAAATAATACATATTAGGTAATAAGGCATATGTTCTTTTCATTTAACTATGGTTGGTTACTTACTTGAATTGGATTATAAATactttaatttatataataataataataataaggtaattaattatttatttctttatttatagcAAAGATACATAGTCATTGGACTATGCTTCTTATGCCTTTCACTAAAGAATTTGACATCATTATTGCCTTTGGATATGCTGTCACCTAGTGAGTGTACAAGATTAACACattaaaaattacaacaaaaccAATTAAACACTCTTTATTATATACTTAATTagtaacattatatatatataaagtatataAGATACTTCCAAAAAAAAACATGTAGAGAAAACGAATTAACTGCCAGGGATTgatcaaacaacaaaaaacaCACAAATGCATGCCATAAAGAACAGCCTTATATATTTTAAATCATttctaacataaatatatatatatataattcaattaaaataataataataataataacttgtAGTTAATATTCGGTTGACAAATCGAAATatcttttttataattaaaaatattattaatgaaTGTTTATGAATACTCTCTCTCTGCGGGTGGGTAACACAAGTTTgacattaattatatatatataagagtaatatatctattctatataaaaagttaATAGATAAcccaaattttatattttaataatttattttgttaactgaatatattttttaaactaattaaaaataaatatttattaattatattaatataaatttaaatattataaaatattattattataataatatttaatataatactacatatataatattgatataaatttaaattcagatattttaaaatatcattattataataatatataataaaaaattaaatatttaataattatattaatataaatgttataaaatattaatataaatttaaatgttataaaatattattatgataataatatataatcataattttttattaattatattaatatgaattcaaatattataaaatattatttaataatatttaatacaaaactatatatttaatacttatattaatataaatttaaatattaaaaaatatttttataataataatatataatacataattatataatatatatttaaaaaaatcataaacaatactttggtttaatttttcatttaatatatttatgttatttttgtatatataatattatttatttatttaaaatttatatgataatagtatctagtatctagtatatatatatttaaattttaatttacttacatttttaattattaataaccATATTATGAATCTAATATTACTAATTGAAGTTTTGGAATGTGACTTTTTTTTTCGGTcaattatatttttctaaagtGGACCCACTATTTCAAGAGATAATATCATGTTACATATGAAATATTTGAATGCATATTTTAAAGACACATGCAGTACTCTAtaatataatatatccatatttATATAGTAATTggtaataatattaatatatatataattaatatgagTATTAATGTAGAATAGACGACTTGGTAGTGAGAGGTAACGTACCCCGAGGAGGTCAAGCACATTGGGATGGACTTCTTCCCAACTAACCTAACACTTTCATTTATGATATATTTCCAACAAGCTCATGTCCCATTCAATTATATATTCAACTCTTTCActctttctatatatatatatatatatatatatatttagtatttTTGTGACAAATAAATTAAGAATGTTACAGATCTATTTGtgaaattttgtaacatatatttGGGTGTATAAAATCTAGTTACAATTTTGTAATTCCAAAAAAATCACCATATTTAAGTGTTGCAAATTGGAGTTACACActaatttgaatttgatttttatAAGGCTATAACATTTATAGTCACTAAGGTGTGATTTTGACTATCATAAAgagtatggaagttacaaaaacAACTCAAATTTTGAGTTGGTTTTCAAACAACTCATATAAATCTCAAATCTTTCATTTAACACCATGAATATCTAATTGATGTTGTGTAACAACCAAAGAGTTTGTGGAGTTTGAAAATCAAAAGGTGATccaaaaactctataaatagaagccttGTGTTCATTTGTAAGAAACACAATTTCTAtctactagagcacttggctagtgCAACAccttactaccttagagtcattaccatgtgatttataaatgtgtcattagctcgttaatcaaggttttaggttaaaaagtgtggttaaattgaaataaaaactcatttgacaacattaactataaaagatttggacattattaaattcataaaagttatacatttgggatccccaaaacattatttgaaaatgttttacaactcaaaatatgaataCAGTCGACCAAATCGACAAAGCAAATCATTACAACATATTtctcaaaataaccctggccgtggcagccaggtaggccgaacatgtacacgccgctccatgctctccaactcatggttggtcgacatttgccttgcccttacctgtaccatagagcacccgtgagccgaagtccagcaagaaaactcaacgcataatatatcataattaaatcGCAGAATTAAACAGTTCAGCGATAACAGaataaacatatagcggcctatgccgacctaggtgctttaccaggcactgggttcgcggtcttcaccgagcgagT from the Humulus lupulus chromosome X, drHumLupu1.1, whole genome shotgun sequence genome contains:
- the LOC133803666 gene encoding AT-hook motif nuclear-localized protein 27-like; translated protein: MDGYNNNEQQPPPPPPPASHRYLHQLFSTPELHLQQTPLSNNHHHHHHHQQQQHQHQHNIDDHSPDSKEDSPDTDPTGTASASTSSRRPRGRPPGSKNKPKPPIVVTRDTPNALRSHVLEVSAGSDVVDSVSTYARRRGRGVCVLGGNGTVGNVTLRQPASPAGSVVTLHGRFEILSLTGTVLPPPAPPGAGGLSIFLSGGQGQVVGGAVVGPLVASGPVVLMAASFANAVFERLPLEEEESEAPPAGSAGVQQVQQSTPSQSSGVTGGSHQPGQATVGEGGGVAFFGMGSAPPGSSGAGNFPFSGDLLGWGPGNTTTTTTTTPPRPPF